A region of the Candidatus Moraniibacteriota bacterium genome:
TGATTTTTACGGATATATAAAATAATCTCGTGCTCTTTTAATTTATCAGCGAGATTTTTTATGACTTGATAAGAATATTCTTCGATTCCCGTCCTATCTTTTAAAAAAGCACGAGAACTATCTATGCCTATTAACATTTTTATTTTGATAGCATTATCGTACGTTTGTAAACTTCCAGATTATCTAAAGCGATTCCGATTCCCTTTATGACACACAAAATAGGATCATCAGCCACATAGCACGGAACTCCAATTATTTTGGTTATAAGCTGATCTAAATTTCTTAGAAGCGCACCACCACCGGAAAGAACCATACCTTTATCCATAATATCAGCTGCTAATTCCGGAGGGGTTTCCTGAAAAACTTTTTTAATCGCATTAACCACTTCACGGAGTTCATCCTGGAGTGCTTCAGTAATTTCATTTGAAGAAATTTTTATCGTTTTTGGCAAGCCTCCCATAAGATCACGTCCTCGAATTTCTATATGTTCTTCTTTAACTTGTGCAATTGCACTTCCAATTTCTTTCTTTATGTCTTCAGCTGTTCTATCCCCTATTGCTAAACCATATTTACGTTTGATATAGTCAGAAATAGCCTGATCAAATTTGTTGCCTCCTACACGCGCACTGTGAGCCGCTACAACCCCCCCTAGCGAGATTACAGCTATTTCTGATGTTCCACCACCTATATTAATAATCATATTGCCCTGGGCATTATGGATGGGTATTCCGGCTCCAATAGCTGCTAGTAAAGGCTCTTTAACTACATAAGCTGACTTTGCCCCAGCTTTTACAGCTGCATCAATAACTGCCCTTCTTTCCGTTGAAGTTACCCCCGCTGGAATAGAAATCATAATTTCTGGACGGAAAAAACGGATCCTTCCAGTAACTTTATTAATAAAATACTTAAGCATTGCTTCAGTTACTCTGTAATCTGCAATAACTCCGTCTTTCATGGGACGGCTAGCAACAATATTGTCGGGCGTGCGTCCTAACATTTCTTTAGCTTGATTACCTACGGCCAAAACAACATTCTCTGTAGGAGAAACCGCTACCACGGAAGGCTCATTAACTACGATTCCTTTTCCGGGTATAAAAACTAAAGTATTAGCTGTCCCTAAATCTATTCCAATTTTTCGTATAAACATAATTATTTTATTAGATTCAAATCTCCATTTATTATAATTGGCTTAACCGCTTCTATTTCAGTTTTGCAATATGGCATTTCCGGGATTGGATTGAACAAAAATATTTTCTGATTAAGAACGTGAGCAAATCCTATTTCCATCAAAGTATTTCCCCCGATATAATTTTCAATTCCATTTTTGTCAAAATTCAGAACTAAAACTGCGTCTGCTCCCTGCATTGCTCTCCAAAATTCGCGAATAGCGTCCATGTTGAATTTTTGATGCAATTTAATTTTTTCAATTTCGGAGTTATTCTTGCCTATCATTGATTTATGCAGATCCGTAAG
Encoded here:
- a CDS encoding rod shape-determining protein, producing MFIRKIGIDLGTANTLVFIPGKGIVVNEPSVVAVSPTENVVLAVGNQAKEMLGRTPDNIVASRPMKDGVIADYRVTEAMLKYFINKVTGRIRFFRPEIMISIPAGVTSTERRAVIDAAVKAGAKSAYVVKEPLLAAIGAGIPIHNAQGNMIINIGGGTSEIAVISLGGVVAAHSARVGGNKFDQAISDYIKRKYGLAIGDRTAEDIKKEIGSAIAQVKEEHIEIRGRDLMGGLPKTIKISSNEITEALQDELREVVNAIKKVFQETPPELAADIMDKGMVLSGGGALLRNLDQLITKIIGVPCYVADDPILCVIKGIGIALDNLEVYKRTIMLSK